A genomic stretch from Apis cerana isolate GH-2021 linkage group LG7, AcerK_1.0, whole genome shotgun sequence includes:
- the LOC107999333 gene encoding CCR4-NOT transcription complex subunit 1 isoform X1, producing the protein MNLDSLSFTLSQISYLVANLNKKNFRDSCQEISVLVQWKGLEADRHLLRSLLSCIDFSTGEPPESSAKDYFQVQLLKQECTNLLSKPSFISNLCFAIDHPFHQQKTLNPSPKFFLRLKKVLGLTLVQEVAFAIALLHSENTEIRTLALEHIQKQLPELIKNYINSETSNRHHEEGLHDSLPEVLHLILSQAFHSANQFGLLSEAKEKFLKNLRRDFPRELVPVVLAPLLYPDNGETPQTKIELNMAVNQMDGNSLVELIMELGYGFTSSVEECRSALAGLGAREISPACAARVLAHMARSCNNLDDAGGLQSFWSNSGATQDANKEKSNDSSAPSTWNIEVFVQALKEIQSTLSWNEVIVKLDHAEFIIKDRQGLNLLITGLRLGLQHQGYPPDMFPVELFYRHWDNVEGQFSLVQQILKCPDIFCFADYPYHSVTVDVLKAAPESDSKEAQTWRSLNVVELLLHMAERGLYGPVQEIFKWPIQHCPDVLVLALLQINAPITLLRQELLSTLMPIFLGNHPNSAVILHHAWHGNTVKIKSIIMHAMAEWYIRGDHDQTRLSRILDVAQDLKALTHLLTAQSYPFVIDLACLASRREYLKLEKWLTDKIREQGEVFVTACVKFLQRRCPQVMGPGIKEDLTVPKASQLPQETLTTMLACLQVCAGSVSQECSEAIMTMVQNCSLMLSKSTMSRPPPPGVLRHRGLEPFNPATLGGQLFSSKQVDPLGNLSSSLASMGLSSSLGPPSSSAFNLPGALGPLVSAPGSPSRLMGPSPSPFPMLPLSSQLHSGPVGTQGPSVLPGSTTIGGLGRLGPPTGIEKARIPETSNLFPDMAQNVSKEIEDEANSYFQRIYNHPPHPTLSIDEVLDMLKKFQDSGSKREREVFNCMLRNLFEEYRFFPQYPDKELQITAQLFGGIIERGLINSYMTLGLALRFVLDALRKPEGSKMYYFGITALDRFKSRLKDYQTYCEHVRAIQHFSEFPPHLIEYIEYGLQGQEPPTRPQGPVLPKTLAAMLAPVTTPYKTITTTTITTSTTQAKSSTTPTTSLSARPSIANATNIDTLLVATDKEEKITTPPEALQDKTAFIFNNLSQLNLQQKCDEIREIVTEEYWPWMAQYLVMKRASIELNFHALYSNFLDCLKSPEVYKMVTRETFRNIKVLLRSDKGIANFSDRSLLKNLGHWLGMLTLGRNKPILHIDIDLKSLLVEAYHKGQQELLYVVPFVAKVLESCAKSRVFRPPNPWTMAIMNVLAELHQEPDLKLNLKFEIEVLCKNLSIDVGELKPALYLKDPEKLRNLEYQLSHPNKKSESNNNQQQSQGPIEELVGPTTTGTIVPQTAPANTTPSLPTGPPEPRFNYMDISVTGIANISQHITINNNLPLFQTHPHLKQFVRPAVERAIQEWIHPVVDRSIKIALTTSEQIVRKDFALDPEEVRMRTAARHMVRNLTAGMAMITCRDQVLASISTNLKQAFLTAMMGTTPQQKELAEQAANVVAADNMELACAFVQKTAIEKAIPEMDKRLLNEIELRKIARQEGRRYCDPLAKYQAERMPEQIRLKVGGVTPQQMAVYEEFARNIPGFLPLSERDTQALLMPKPVTEPAVTAFAANPAVAVATAQQVAAYAAAVSNDEVGAMLEKLATEVEVLLAAMGPAAPPPQHAALHSLLESIILTRRSRDAGAAMALLKKAVEGLLDGPTISSGVIDSEIILRYRELHLRILKCLQDPRAYGMQWTNKHVTRCLTECREEFRYNFEAVDYLIRSHLISLPQYDLALAQAIDSGNAMATAFAMQLMQLYLIDERQTTHVTESDLCNTIEILARIAHHRAPPEGILLFRLTSLMESLRANHDPAVLADRAPAGPTAHIHSGILQVRARDFDDPPGLMEKTEYLLREWVSMHHNPTHARDPTKAFGMFVHQMNIHGILKTDDLITRFFKLSTQMCVDLCYRALAETNAAPSVVRAKCFHSLDAFVRLVALLVKHSGDSTNTHTKINLLNKVLGIVAGVLLQDHEIRGTDFHQLPYHRIFIMLFLELCAPEPVLEAVNYQVLTAFCHTLHILRPAKASGFCYAWLELVSHRVFIGRMLAITPQQKCWGMYAQLLIDLFKYLAPYLRNAELAKPVTLLYKGTLRVLLVLLHDFPEFLCDYHYGFCDVIPPNCIQMKNLILSAYPRNMRLPDPFTPNLKVDMLQEIAHAPRVLTNFASMIQPLSFKKELDSYLKARAPVTFLSELRSNLQVSQEAGVRYNIQLMNALVLYVGTQAIAFIRSKGHTPNMSTIAHSAHMDIFQNLAVDLDTEGRYLFVNAIANQLRYPNSHTHYFSCTLLYLFAEANTEAIQEQITRVLLERLIVNRPHPWGLLITFVELIKNPTYKFWTHEFVHCAPEIEKLFESIARSCMVQKQVQPTPEPEIPE; encoded by the exons ATGAACCTGGACTCGTTGTCTTTTACTTTGTCACAAATCAGTTATTTGGTTgcgaatttaaataagaaaaattttcgggACAGCTGCCAAGAAATATCAGTt ctgGTGCAGTGGAAGGGTTTGGAGGCAGACAGACATTTGCTGCGCTCTTTACTCTCGTGCATCGACTTTTCAACAGGAGAACCTCCAGAATCAAGTgcaaaagattattttcaagTGCAACTTCTAAAACAAGAGTGTACTAATCTTCTTAGCAAaccttcttttatttctaatctGTGCTTTGCTATAGATCATCCATTTCATCAACAAaag actTTGAATCCATCaccaaagttttttttacgtttaaaaAAGGTACTTGGCTTAACTCTAGTACAAGAAGTTGCATTTGCAATTGCATTACTGCATTCTGAGAATACTGAAATTCGTACATTAGCTTTAGAACACATACAAAAACAGCTGcctgaattgataaaaaattacattaattctgAGACAAGCAATAGACATCACGAAGAGGGATTGCACGATTCATTGCCTGAAGTTCTTCATCTTATATTATCTCAGGCTTTTCATTCAGCCAATCAATTTGGCCTTTTATCtgaagcaaaagaaaaatttctcaagaATTTAAGGCGCGATTTTCCCCGTGAACTGGTACCAGTGGTGCTAGCACCACTCTTGTACCCAGATAACGGGGAAACTCCGCAAACCAAAATCGAACTAAACATGGCTGTTAACCAAatg GATGGGAATTCTCTAGTAGAATTGATTATGGAATTAGGATATGGATTTACTAGTAGTGTTGAAGAATGTCGTTCAGCTTTAGCTGGCTTAGGAGCTCGAGAAATTTCTCCAGCATGTGCAGCTAGAGTTTTAGCTCATATGGCACGTAGCTGTAATAATCTTGATGATGCTGGAGGATTACAATCATTTTGGAGTAATTCTGGAGCTACACAAGATGCAAATAAGGAGAAATCAAATGATAGTTCTGCTCCTTCTACATGGAATATTGAAGTTTTTGTTCAagcattaaaagaaatt caATCAACATTGTCCTGGAATGAAGTAATAGTTAAATTAGATCATGcagaattcattattaaagataGACAAGGATTGAATTTGTTAATCACAGGATTAAGGTTGGGCTTGCAACATCAAGGATATCCTCCAGATATGTTTCCTGTGGAACTTTTTTATCGTCATTGGGACAATGTAGAAGGACAGTTTTCTCTAgtacaacaaattttaaagTGCCCTGATATATTTTGCTTTGCTGATTATCCATATCATTCTGTAACTGTTGATGTATTAAAAGCGGCGCCAGAAAGTGATAGTAAAGAAGCACAAACTTGGAGATCTTTAAATGTAGTTGAATTACTCTTGCATATGGCAGAAAGAGGATTATATGGACCagttcaagaaatatttaagtgGCCCATTCAACACTGCCCTGATGTTCTTGTATTGGCATTATTACAGATCAATGCTCCTATTACTTTACTCAGACAAGAATTACTTAGTACATTGATGCCTATTTTTCTGGGAAATCATCCAAACTCAGCTGTTATTCTACATCATGCGTGGCATGGAAAcacagttaaaataaaatctattattatgcATGCTATGGCGGAATGGTATATACGTGGAGATCATGATCAAACAAGATTATCTCGTATTCTTGATGTTGCTCAAGATCTTAAAGCATTAACTCATTTATTGACTGCTCAATCATATCCATTTGTTATTGACTTAGCTTGTTTAGCTTCAAgaagagaatatttaaaattagaaaaatggtTGACAGATAAAATTAGAGAACAAGGAGAAGTATTTGTTACTGCgtgtgtaaaatttttacaaagacGTTGTCCTCAAGTAATGGGACCTGGTATAAAAGAAGATCTTACCGTACCAAAAGCAAGTCAACTTCCTCAAGAAACATTAACAACAATGCTTGCTTGCTTGCAAGTGTGTGCTGG TAGTGTATCTCAAGAATGTTCAGAGGCAATAATGACAATGGTACAAAATTGTAGTCTAATGTTGAGTAAAAGTACAATGAGTAGACCTCCTCCGCCAGGAGTTTTACGACATCGTGGATTGGAACCTTTTAATCCAGCAACTTTGGGAGGACag ttGTTTTCTTCAAAACAAGTGGATCCGCTTGGAAATTTAAGTTCAAGTCTTGCATCTATGGGTTTGAGTTCCAGTCTTGGTCCACCAAGTAGTTCTGCATTTAATTTACCAGGTGCTCTTGGACCTTTAGTATCAGCACCTGGTTCTCCTTCCCGTCTCATGGGACCTTCTCCAAGTCCATTTCCGATGTTGCCATTATCTTCACAATTACATTCAGGACCAGTTGGTACACAAGGACCATCTGTCTTACCTGGTAGTACAACGATTGGAGGATTAGGACGACTTGGACCACCAACAGGCATTGAAAAAGCAAGAATACCTGAAACATCAAACTTATTTCCTGATATGGCACAAAATGTTTCCAAAGAAATTGAAGATGAAGCAAATAGTTACTTTCAGCGAATATACAATCATCCACCACATCCTACTTTATCAATTGATGAAGTTCttgatatgttaaaaaaatttcaagattctGGTagtaaaagagagagagaagtattCAATTGTatgttaagaaatttatttgaggAATACCGATTTTTTCCTCAATACCCAGATAAAGAGTTACAAATTACGGCACAACTGTTTGGAGGAATTATCGAAAGAGGGTTGATTAATAGCTATATGACACTTGGATTAGCTTTGAGATTTGTGTTGGATGCACTTAGGAAACCAGAAGGCAGCAAGATGTATTACTTTGGCATAACAGCTCTGGATCGTTTCAAGAGCCGTTTAAAAGACTACCAAACATACTGTGAGCATGTCAGGGCAATTCAACATTTCAGTGAGTTCCCACCACATTTAATTGAGTATATAGAATATGGATTACAGGGGCAGGAGCCTCCCACGAGACCTCAAGGTCCAGTTCTCCCAAAAACTTTAGCAGCTATGTTGGCACCAGTTACTACGCCATATAAAACTATTAcgacaacaacaataacaacaagtACTACTCAAGCGAAATCGTCTACGACTCCAACCACTTCTCTCTCAGCTAga ccTTCCATTGCTAATGCAACAAATATTGATACATTATTAGTAGCAacagataaagaagaaaagattacGACACCACCAGAAGCTTTACAAGATAAAAcagcatttatttttaataaccttAGTCAACTCAATTTACAACAAAAATGTGATGAAATTCGGGAAATTGTTACAGAAGAGTATTGGCCTTGGATGGCTCAATATTTAGTAATGAAACGTGCAagcatagaattaaatttccatgctttatattcaaattttttagattgttTGAAATCGCCAGAAGTGTATAAAATGGTTACTAGAGAAACATTTAGAaacataaaagttttattgcgAAGTGATAAAGGAATAGCAAATTTTTCTGATCGttcacttttaaaaaatttaggtCATTGGTTGGGAATGTTAACCCTTGGCAGAAATAAACCCATTTTACATATTGATATAGATTTAAAGAGTTTACTTGTTGAAGCATATCATAAAGGTCAACAAGAACTTCTTTATGTTGTTCCCTTCGTTGCTAAAGTACTAGAAAGTTGTGCAAAAAGTCGTGTTTTTCGTCCGCCTAATCCTTGGACAATGGCAATTATGAATGTTTTAGCAGAATTGCATCAAGAACCtgatttaaaacttaatttaaaatttgaaatcgaagtattatgtaaaaatttaagtattgATGTTGGTGAATTAAAACCTgcactttatttaaaagatccagaaaaattacgaaatttagaatatcaattatcacatcctaataaaaaatctgaatcaaataataatcaacaacAATCTCAAGGTCCTATTGAAGAATTAGTTGGACCTACTACAACTGGGACTATTGTTCCACAAACAGCTCCAGCAAATACAACACCATCTTTACCTACTGGTCCACCAGAACcacgttttaattatatggatATATCTGTAACGGGCATTGCCAATATTTCTCAGCATATCactattaataacaatttgccATTATTTCAAACACATCcacatttaaaacaatttgttCGTCCAGCTGTTGAAAGAGCAATTCAAGAATGGATTCATCCTGTAGTGGATAGATCAATCAAAATAGCTTTAACTACTAGTGAACAGATTGTGAGAAAAGATTTTGCATTAGATCCAGAAGAAGTTCGTATGAGAACAGCAGCAAGACATATGGTTCGTAATTTAACTGCTGGAATGGCTATGATCACTTGCCGTGATCAAGTTTTGGCGTCAATTAGTACAAATCTGAAACAAGCTTTTTTAACTGCAATGATGGGCACAACTCCACAACAAAAAGAACTTGCAGAACAAGCAGCTAATGTAGTAGCTGCTGACAATATGGAACTTGCTTGCGCATTTGTACAAAAAACAGCTATTGAAAAAGCAATTCCAGAAATGGATAAacgtttattaaatgaaattgaattacgaAAAATTGCACGgcaagaaggaagaagatatTGCGATCCATTAGCTAAATATCAGGCTGAAAGAATGCCTGaacaaataagattaaaagttGGCGGAGTAACTCCTCAACAAATGGCTGTTTATGAAGAATTTGCAAGAAATATTCCAGGATTTTTACCATTATCTGAACGAGATACACAAGCTTTACTAATGCCAAAACCTGTTACA gaACCTGCTGTAACTGCATTTGCTGCTAATCCAGCCGTTGCAGTAGCAACAGCGCAACAGGTCGCTGCATATGCAGCAGCAGTGAGTAATGATGAAGTTGGAGCCATGTTAGAAAAACTTGCAACTGAAGTTGAAGTATTGCTTGCTGCAATGGGTCCAGCTGCACCTCCTCCACAACATGCTGCTCTTCATAGTCTCTTAGAATCGATTATCCTAACACGAAGGTCAAGAGATGCAGGTGCTGCTATGGCATTACTTAAAAAG GCTGTAGAAGGATTATTAGATGGCCCTACCATTTCCAGCGGTGTAATAGATTCggaaattatattacgatataGAGAACTTCATTTACGCATTTTAAAATGTCTTCAAGATCCACGTGCTTATGGTATGCAATGGACAAACAAACATGTTACTCGATGTTTAACAGAATGCAGAGAAGAATTTCGATACAATTTTGAAGCTGTCGATTATCTTATtag atCTCATTTAATTAGTCTTCCACAATATGATTTAGCTTTGGCTCAAGCTATAGATTCTGGAAATGCTATGGCAACAGCATTTGCAATGCAATTGATGcaactttatttaattgatgaaaGACAAACTACACATGTTACTGAATCTGATTTATGTAATACAATTGAGATACTTGCAAGAATAGCTCATCATAGAGCACCACCTGAAgg GATTTTACTATTTAGACTGACAAGTTTAATGGAATCATTGCGTGCTAATCATGATCCAGCAGTATTAGCAGATAGAGCCCCTGCTGGTCCTACAGCACATATTCATTCTGGAATTCTACAGGTGAGA GCTCGTGATTTTGATGATCCACCTGGGTTGATGGAGAaaacagaatatttattacgcgAATGGGTTTCAATGCATCATAACCCAACACACGCTCGTGATCCTACAAAAGCTTTCGGAATGTTTGTTCATCAAATGAACATTCATGGAATTCTTAAAACTGATGATCTCATAAcaagattctttaaattaagcACTCAAATGTGCGTTGATCTGTGTTATCGTGCTTTAGCTGAGACAAATGCTGCACCATCAGTTGTTCGTGCAAAATGTTTCCATTCGTTGGATGCATTTGTTCGTTTAGTTGCGCTTTTGGTAAAACATTCTGGTGATAGTACAAATACTcacacaaaaattaatttactaaacAAGGTTTTGGGAATTGTGGCTGGTGTATTACTACAGGATCATGAAATACGAGGAACCGATTTTCATCAATTGCCCTATCatagaattttcattatgCTTTTCCTGGAGCTTTGTGCTCCTGAACCTGTATTAGAAGCAGTAAATTATCAAGTATTAACTGCTTTTTGCCATACGCTACATATACTTAGACCAGCCAAAGCTTCGGGATTTTGTTACGCTTGGCTAGAATTAGTTTCACACAGAGTTTTTATTGGGCGTATGCTTGCGATTACACCGCAACAAAAATGTTGGGGCATGTATGCGCAACTTTTAATTGATCTATTTAAGTATCTTGCACCATACCTTCGAAATGCTGAACTTGCAAAACCTGTTACTTTGTTATACAAAGGAACTCTTAGAGTACTATTAGTTTTATTACACGATTTTCCTGAATTTCTTTGTGATTATCATTATGGATTTTGTGATGTAATTCCACCTAATTGcatacaaatgaaaaatcttattttaagtGCATATCCAAGAAATATGCGATTACCTGACCCATTTACACCAAACTTAAAAGTTGATATGCTACAAGAGATAGCTCATGCTCCTCGAGTATTAACCAATTTTGCGTCTATGATACAACCATTAAGTTTCAAAAAAGAACTTGATTCGTATTTAAAAGCGCGAGCTCCAGTTACTTTTCTTTCTGAATTGCGCAGTAATTTACAAGTATCTCAAGAAGCTGGTGTTCGCTATAATATTCAGTTAATGAATGCTCTAGTACTTTATGTTGGAACACAAGCTATAGCTTTTATTCGCAGCAAAGGACATACTCCTAATATGTCTACTATTGCACATTCTGCACATatggatatatttcaaaacttaGCAGTCGATCTCGATACAGAAGGTCgttatttattcgtaaatgCAATTGCAAATCAATTGCGATATCCTAACAGTCACACGCATTACTTCAGTTGCACTCTTCTATACTTGTTTGCTGAAGCTAATACAGAAGCGATACAAGAACAAATTACGAGAGTTCTTCTTGAGAGACTTATTGTAAATAGACCTCATCCATGGGGTCTTCTCATTACTTTTGTtgaacttattaaaaatccaaCATATAAATTCTGGACGCATGAATTTGTTCACTGTGCACCAGAAATCGAAAA ATTATTCGAGTCGATAGCTCGATCGTGTATGGTTCAAAAACAAGTACAGCCCACTCCAGAACCGGAGATTCCAGAGTGA